One Spea bombifrons isolate aSpeBom1 chromosome 1, aSpeBom1.2.pri, whole genome shotgun sequence DNA window includes the following coding sequences:
- the MAPKAPK5 gene encoding MAP kinase-activated protein kinase 5 yields the protein MSQTNDTDRTIKESSILEEYNINWTQKLGAGISGPVRVCVKKSAQERFALKILLDRPKARNEVRLHMLCASHPNIVQIIDVYANSVQFPHESTPRARLLIVMEMMEGGELFHRISQHRHFTEKQASQVTKQIALALQHCHSLNIAHRDLKPENLLFKDNSLDAPVKLCDFGFAKIDQGDLMTPQFTPYYVAPQVLEAQRRHQKEKSGIIPTSPTPYTYNKSCDLWSMGVIIYVMLCGYPPFYSKHHSRTIPKDMRKKIMTASFEFPEEEWSQISEMAKDVVRKLLKVKPEERLTIEGVLDHPWLNSTEALDNILPSAQMMMDKAVVAGIQQAHAEQLANMRIQDLKVNLKPLNIVNNPILRKRKLLGTKPRDGVYIQDPENGTDDCNVAVEKLRDVIAQCILPQAGENEDEKLNEVMLEAWECNKDCKLLRDTLQSFSWNGRGFTDKVDRLKLAEIVKQVIEEQTNCQEDSQ from the exons ATGTCTCAGACTAACGACACCGACAGAACCATTAAG GAGTCGTCCATCTTGGAGGAGTACAACATTAACTGGACCCAGAAGCTTGGAGCGGGTATCAGCGGCCCTGTAAG AGTCTGTGTGAAAAAATCAGCGCAGGAACGTTTTGCATTGAAAATCCTCCTGGATCGCCCAAAAGCCAGAAATGAG GTACGACTACACATGTTGTGTGCTTCACATCCAAACATTGTACAAATTATTGACGTTTATGCAAACAGTGTGCAGTTCCCCCACGAATCTACCCCCAG GGCACGGCTCCTAATTGTTATGGAGATGATGGAGGGGGGCGAGCTGTTTCACAGAATCAGCCAGCACCGGCACTTCACTGAGAAGCAAGCCAGCCAAGTAACAAAGCAG atCGCTTTGGCCTTACAACATTGTCACTCATTAAACATTGCGCACAGGGATCTCAAACCAGAGAACCTGCTGTTTAAAGACAACTCATTG gaTGCACCCGTTAAATTGTGTGATTTTGGGTTTGCCAAAATAGATCAAGGTGACCTAATGACACCACAATTTACTCCATACTATGTTGCTCCTCAG GTTTTGGAAGCACAGAGAAGacaccaaaaagaaaaatctggaATTATTCCTACCTCACCGACACCTTACACTTACAACAAG AGCTGTGACTTATGGTCGATGGGTGTcattatttatgtaatgctcTGTGGATACCCTCCCTTTTACTCCAAGCACCACAGCCGGACGATCCCGAAGGACATGAGGAAAAAAATCATGACTGCAAGTTTTGAGTTCCCAGAGGAAGAGTGGAGTCAGATCTCAGAAATGGCAAAAGACGTTGTCAGAAA GCTGCTAAAGGTGAAGCCAGAGGAGCGACTCACTATTGAAGGAGTTCTAGACCACCCTTGGCTGAACTCTACTGAAGCCCTGGATAACATCTTACCATCTGCGCAGATGATGATGGACAAG GCAGTCGTTGCTGGCATCCAGCAAGCTCATGCAGAACAACTCGCCAACATGAGAATACAAGATCTTAAAGTCAACCTGAAGCCTCTAAATATAGTCAACAATCCCATCCTGCGAAAAAGAAAACTGCTAGG TACTAAGCCAAGAGATGGAGTTTACATCCAGGATCCAGAGAATGGAACTGACGACTGTAATGTTGCTGTAGAAAAGCTCCGAGATGTGATTGCACAGTGTATCCTGCCGCAGGCTG GAGAAAATGAAGATGAGAAACTTAACGAAGTAATGCTGGAAGCGTGGGAATGTAATAAAGACTGTAAATTATTGAGAGACACCTTGCAGAGTTTCAGCTGGAATG GTCGAGGATTTACTGATAAAGTTGATCGTCTCAAACTTGCAGAAATTGTGAAGCAAGTTATTGAAGAACAAACAAACTGTCAAGAGGATTCTCAGTAG